A single window of Anaerocolumna chitinilytica DNA harbors:
- a CDS encoding DUF3888 domain-containing protein, whose amino-acid sequence MKHGKKCNFIVILVLSGILLFEMVFYYLNHTIPTFSVRSTTESEIKDELIIALFMDNIIADSSNFYDNYFPDSYPIEYFNYEFKIKDIKKEGEPVNVYITFETTPVIGPHIPIGDDEIIYKVDALGNKILVNFIHKKSYEIPERLKPNMIKSYPETK is encoded by the coding sequence ATGAAGCATGGTAAAAAATGTAATTTTATCGTCATACTAGTTTTATCGGGTATATTACTCTTTGAAATGGTTTTTTATTATTTAAATCACACCATACCAACATTTAGTGTCAGGTCAACTACCGAGTCTGAAATAAAAGATGAATTAATCATTGCCTTATTTATGGACAATATCATCGCCGATAGCAGTAATTTTTATGATAATTATTTTCCAGATTCGTATCCGATAGAATATTTTAATTATGAATTTAAAATTAAAGATATTAAAAAAGAGGGCGAACCAGTAAATGTTTACATTACATTTGAGACAACCCCAGTTATAGGTCCACATATTCCAATAGGAGATGATGAAATTATTTATAAAGTAGATGCACTCGGTAATAAGATACTTGTGAATTTTATTCATAAAAAATCATACGAAATTCCCGAAAGGTTAAAACCTAATATGATTAAGTCTTATCCCGAAACGAAGTAA
- a CDS encoding SPFH domain-containing protein, which translates to MELIWLACIVLGAILVFYLLIFVILGLRVISSDQVAVVEKWWSFKGSLKDSIIALNGEAGYAPMLLRGGIHFKTALMYKIHKYPLITIPQGQIAYIFARDGKPLEPTQTLGKVIPEANNFQDVTGFLKNGGQRGPQRGILREGTYAINLAQFIVITPTDIKAVFNSSKSERMELVTMQKTLLDRNAFSPVIIMGQGAEASDVMGIVTVHDGPSLQEGEIIAPYVGEAHASFQDPEKFLALSGRRGKQIQVLTDGTYYINRLFATVEYRAKTVVPIGFVGVVVSFFGKEGVDTTGENYKHGELVGEGCKGVLEKPLMPGKYAFNTDAGKVVLVPTTNIILKWNKSEVGSHKYDENLTEVDIITKDAFEPSLPLSVVMHIDYKQAPWVIQRFGDINMLVNQSLDPLVSAYFKDVAQTKTLIELIQERSEIRERALGEMLEKFHKYNLQLEEVLIGTPKSPTSDIQIENILTQLRERQIAEEKKVTYQKQQSAAESEKSLREAQAVAEQQSFLTKSKIQIDIERNNGAALASKAEQEANQIIALAKANASRITLEGEAEASKESNVGLAKARAIDAQVKAYGGAEFRVIQEVTDKLSDAVKTAKVDIVPKTVVNMGEGDGKGNGSTIIDTLLRFITMEKLGVSLGNTAEKPWSEDLDVAAAAKETAAKEAAAAESTVIENQE; encoded by the coding sequence ATGGAACTTATTTGGTTAGCATGTATTGTATTAGGTGCAATTCTTGTATTTTACCTCTTAATTTTTGTTATTCTCGGGCTTAGGGTTATTTCCTCTGACCAGGTAGCAGTGGTGGAGAAATGGTGGAGTTTTAAAGGGTCCTTAAAGGATTCTATTATTGCATTAAACGGTGAAGCCGGTTATGCACCCATGCTGCTTCGTGGTGGTATACATTTTAAAACAGCTTTAATGTACAAGATTCATAAATATCCTTTGATTACAATTCCGCAAGGTCAGATAGCATACATATTCGCTCGTGACGGTAAGCCACTGGAACCGACACAGACCTTAGGTAAAGTAATCCCTGAAGCTAATAACTTTCAGGATGTAACAGGCTTCTTAAAAAATGGAGGCCAGAGAGGCCCTCAAAGAGGTATCTTAAGAGAAGGTACCTATGCAATTAACCTGGCACAGTTTATTGTTATTACACCTACAGATATAAAAGCAGTCTTTAACAGTTCGAAGAGTGAGCGTATGGAGCTGGTTACCATGCAAAAGACTCTCTTGGACCGCAACGCCTTCAGCCCTGTTATTATTATGGGACAGGGGGCTGAAGCTAGCGATGTTATGGGAATTGTTACTGTTCATGACGGCCCTTCCCTCCAGGAAGGAGAGATTATCGCTCCGTATGTGGGAGAAGCCCATGCAAGCTTCCAGGACCCTGAGAAATTCCTGGCATTAAGCGGCAGAAGAGGTAAGCAAATACAGGTATTGACAGATGGTACCTATTATATCAACCGTTTATTTGCAACAGTAGAATACCGTGCTAAAACTGTAGTACCTATCGGTTTTGTAGGTGTTGTAGTATCTTTCTTTGGTAAAGAAGGAGTAGATACCACCGGTGAGAACTATAAGCATGGCGAACTGGTTGGCGAAGGCTGCAAGGGTGTTCTTGAAAAACCGTTAATGCCCGGTAAATATGCTTTTAATACCGATGCCGGTAAAGTTGTACTTGTACCGACTACGAATATCATCTTAAAATGGAATAAGTCAGAAGTCGGTTCCCATAAATACGATGAAAATCTGACAGAAGTGGATATTATAACGAAAGATGCCTTTGAACCTTCACTGCCGTTATCAGTAGTTATGCATATTGATTATAAGCAGGCTCCATGGGTTATCCAGCGTTTTGGTGACATCAATATGTTGGTTAACCAGTCTCTTGATCCTCTGGTAAGTGCTTACTTTAAAGATGTCGCCCAGACAAAGACCTTAATTGAACTTATTCAGGAGCGTAGTGAAATCCGTGAAAGAGCATTGGGAGAGATGTTAGAAAAATTCCATAAATACAACCTGCAATTGGAGGAAGTTCTGATTGGTACTCCCAAATCCCCTACTTCCGATATACAGATTGAAAATATCCTTACGCAGCTCAGAGAAAGACAGATTGCCGAAGAAAAGAAGGTTACTTACCAGAAGCAGCAGTCAGCAGCAGAAAGTGAGAAATCCCTTCGTGAAGCCCAGGCAGTTGCTGAACAGCAGAGCTTCCTGACAAAGTCTAAGATTCAGATTGATATTGAGCGAAATAACGGTGCTGCTCTTGCCAGCAAGGCAGAACAGGAAGCAAACCAGATTATCGCTCTTGCAAAGGCTAATGCCTCAAGAATTACGCTGGAAGGCGAGGCGGAAGCTTCCAAGGAAAGTAATGTCGGTCTTGCAAAGGCCAGAGCAATTGATGCACAGGTTAAAGCTTATGGCGGAGCAGAATTCCGTGTTATTCAGGAAGTAACCGATAAGCTCTCCGATGCTGTGAAGACTGCCAAAGTAGATATTGTACCTAAGACCGTGGTAAATATGGGAGAAGGTGACGGTAAAGGAAATGGCAGTACCATCATAGATACCCTATTAAGATTCATTACCATGGAGAAATTGGGCGTATCATTAGGTAATACGGCTGAGAAACCCTGGAGCGAAGATCTGGATGTTGCAGCCGCTGCAAAAGAAACCGCTGCCAAAGAAGCTGCAGCAGCAGAAAGTACTGTAATAGAAAATCAGGAATAG
- a CDS encoding GNAT family N-acetyltransferase: MELKKVEIRPYSDIDMANFIRMFCSYFRTDFKYDISDKKSEELCNKIADSVMTGVTALDMLAVNGELVGFISYQVDSQKSDWCEREGWGFIREMYISHNMRRKGLGSILVDHAEMMLYDKGTKHIYLTSDEAGEFWRSCGYTETKSLSTINHDPIYEK; the protein is encoded by the coding sequence ATGGAATTGAAAAAAGTTGAAATTCGCCCTTATAGCGATATAGATATGGCTAATTTTATAAGAATGTTTTGTAGCTATTTTAGAACTGATTTTAAGTATGATATATCCGATAAGAAGTCAGAGGAGTTATGCAATAAAATAGCAGATAGCGTTATGACAGGGGTTACAGCATTAGATATGTTAGCAGTTAATGGAGAATTAGTTGGTTTTATCAGCTATCAGGTTGATAGTCAAAAGAGTGATTGGTGTGAACGTGAGGGTTGGGGATTTATCAGAGAAATGTACATTAGTCATAACATGCGGAGAAAAGGGCTTGGGTCAATTTTAGTTGATCATGCAGAAATGATGCTTTACGACAAGGGTACTAAGCATATTTATCTTACTTCAGATGAAGCAGGTGAATTCTGGCGTTCCTGCGGATATACAGAAACCAAAAGCTTGAGTACTATCAATCATGACCCGATTTATGAAAAGTAA
- a CDS encoding HEAT repeat domain-containing protein — protein MSEERTVEKIQKLTEKRKTEKVEQFLHDKDVEVVKAAIAGLAIIRDEKSFNLLSKLIDHENLEIRKAAIVAFANTGTEQARSFLQLLLSKETDESVKEVTSKALREFKLK, from the coding sequence ATGAGTGAAGAAAGAACGGTTGAGAAAATTCAGAAACTGACGGAAAAGAGAAAGACAGAAAAGGTTGAACAATTCCTTCACGATAAGGATGTAGAAGTTGTTAAAGCAGCGATAGCAGGGCTTGCCATTATTCGGGATGAAAAGTCGTTTAATCTGCTTAGCAAGTTGATAGATCATGAAAATCTAGAAATCAGGAAAGCAGCAATTGTTGCTTTTGCTAACACTGGAACAGAACAGGCCAGAAGTTTTTTACAGCTTCTTTTATCCAAGGAAACGGACGAGAGCGTAAAGGAAGTTACATCAAAAGCACTACGTGAATTTAAATTAAAATAG